In Sulfitobacter albidus, the following proteins share a genomic window:
- a CDS encoding 5'-nucleotidase C-terminal domain-containing protein — protein MSPTDPLTDDTHPVLRAGLRILATTDTHGHLRAHDYIKDRPTQGTGLAGLAPVIRTARGEAAAQKRASLLVDNGDTFQGTPLARHLARRPVTAEHGIVAALNALEYDVVGLGNHDLDFGLSYLRKVAGALNMPMVCSNLAGPGLAPLVPHTLIDTPLPGTSGCTLRVGVLALLPGQTAQWHAHVLGSRRMVESKADQVRGMAATLRAAGADLILLLAHMGVGPGDHTDRQESGALALARQGIADALVLGHVHNRLPSQTYCSHPEIDGARGLIAGVPAVMPGHAGSDLGVIDLDLVRDSTGRWRIEGHSCALHPHPPAPSDAAAIGADTNPAHQRLRRYLRTEVARTETPLHSFFTHAAPARTQALVARAKRRLLQKHIDATAHAHLPVLTAVAAHASGGRDGPANFLNIPAGPVLRRHVMGLDPFANQTGAGLITGADLRARLEHAGAIFNTAGQEGAPCPLINAAVPGFQFDAVFGVSCRFDITAPPYSRVRDLTGPGGPIQDSDEFVLIASQFRLAGGGGYAPIEAARMLVPPRPGLEQAIVRELREPLPASEVPWSFATGSGVRVVLHTDPDATAHLTEIAHLAPQVHGRNADGFLELSLTL, from the coding sequence ATGAGCCCGACCGATCCCCTCACCGACGATACCCACCCGGTCCTGCGGGCGGGCCTGCGCATTCTTGCGACAACCGACACGCACGGGCATCTGCGCGCCCATGACTACATCAAGGATCGGCCGACACAAGGCACCGGGCTCGCCGGACTGGCTCCTGTGATCCGCACGGCACGCGGCGAGGCGGCCGCGCAGAAACGCGCAAGCCTGCTTGTCGACAATGGCGATACCTTCCAGGGCACGCCCCTCGCGCGGCATCTGGCGCGGCGTCCGGTCACGGCAGAGCACGGGATCGTGGCGGCGCTGAACGCGCTTGAATATGACGTCGTGGGGCTGGGCAATCACGATCTGGATTTTGGTCTGAGCTACCTGCGCAAGGTCGCGGGCGCGCTGAACATGCCGATGGTGTGCAGCAATCTTGCCGGTCCCGGACTGGCCCCACTGGTGCCCCACACCCTTATCGACACGCCCCTGCCCGGCACATCGGGATGCACGCTGCGCGTGGGCGTGCTGGCCCTGCTGCCCGGGCAGACGGCGCAGTGGCACGCGCATGTGCTGGGGTCGCGCCGCATGGTCGAAAGCAAGGCCGATCAGGTGCGGGGCATGGCCGCAACCCTGCGTGCGGCGGGCGCCGATCTGATCTTGCTGCTGGCGCATATGGGTGTGGGTCCCGGCGATCACACCGACCGGCAGGAGAGCGGCGCGCTGGCGCTCGCTCGGCAGGGCATTGCGGATGCTCTGGTGCTGGGGCACGTACACAACCGCCTGCCGTCGCAGACCTATTGCTCGCACCCCGAAATCGACGGCGCGCGCGGCCTCATCGCAGGGGTGCCTGCGGTCATGCCCGGCCACGCGGGATCCGATCTGGGCGTGATCGATCTCGATCTTGTGCGCGACAGCACCGGCCGCTGGCGGATCGAGGGCCACAGCTGCGCGCTGCACCCGCATCCGCCCGCCCCATCCGACGCCGCGGCGATCGGGGCCGACACCAACCCGGCGCACCAGCGTTTGCGACGCTATCTGCGGACCGAGGTTGCCCGGACGGAAACGCCGCTGCACAGCTTCTTCACCCACGCCGCCCCCGCCCGCACGCAAGCGCTTGTCGCGCGGGCCAAGCGGCGGCTGCTGCAAAAGCATATCGACGCCACCGCCCATGCCCATCTGCCCGTGCTCACCGCCGTGGCGGCGCATGCCTCGGGTGGACGCGACGGGCCTGCAAATTTCCTCAACATCCCTGCCGGGCCAGTGTTGCGGCGTCATGTGATGGGGCTCGACCCTTTTGCAAACCAGACCGGAGCGGGGCTGATTACAGGTGCCGATCTGCGGGCCCGGCTCGAACACGCGGGCGCGATCTTCAACACCGCCGGGCAGGAGGGCGCGCCCTGCCCGCTGATAAACGCCGCGGTGCCGGGCTTCCAGTTCGATGCGGTTTTCGGCGTCTCCTGCCGATTTGACATCACCGCGCCGCCCTACAGCCGTGTGCGCGATCTGACGGGGCCGGGCGGCCCGATTCAGGACAGCGATGAATTCGTGCTGATTGCGAGCCAGTTCCGACTTGCGGGCGGGGGCGGTTATGCCCCGATCGAGGCCGCGCGGATGCTCGTCCCCCCGCGCCCCGGGCTTGAGCAGGCCATCGTGCGTGAACTGCGCGAACCGCTCCCCGCATCCGAGGTGCCGTGGTCCTTTGCGACAGGATCCGGGGTGCGGGTGGTCCTGCATACCGATCCAGACGCCACCGCCCATCTGACCGAGATCGCCCATCTGGCGCCGCAGGTGCACGGTCGAAACGCCGACGGTTTCCTCGAACTTTCCCTGACCCTGTAA
- the ypfJ gene encoding KPN_02809 family neutral zinc metallopeptidase — translation MRLRGIRRSSNVERRGRGGGGGRRVGGKGGLGIVGVLAVLAIGYFTGIDVSPLLQGGSVQTEQRSTAQVENPEMADFSARVLATTEDVWGKIFPEQVGRPYTPPTLVIFDGVTRSPCGNANGATGPFYCPADGKAYLDTEFFTALDRQMGAGGDFAAAYVIAHEVAHHVQNELGILSQVYAARQSSSQVEANRLTVRLELMADCLSGIWAANVQGLMERGDLEEALNAARKIGDDHLQRQAGRVPQPHTFTHGTSEQRASWFQRGFDSGQVRSCDTFAAAQL, via the coding sequence ATGCGGCTAAGAGGGATCCGGCGGAGCAGCAATGTCGAGCGGCGCGGGCGCGGGGGCGGCGGCGGCAGGCGCGTGGGTGGCAAGGGTGGTCTTGGCATCGTTGGCGTGCTTGCGGTCCTGGCGATTGGATATTTCACCGGCATCGACGTCTCGCCGCTGTTGCAGGGTGGCAGCGTGCAGACCGAACAGCGCAGCACCGCGCAGGTCGAGAACCCCGAAATGGCCGATTTCAGCGCCCGCGTGCTGGCCACGACCGAAGACGTCTGGGGCAAGATCTTTCCCGAGCAGGTGGGCCGCCCCTACACGCCGCCGACGCTCGTGATCTTTGACGGGGTGACGCGCAGCCCTTGCGGCAATGCCAACGGGGCGACCGGCCCTTTCTATTGCCCGGCGGATGGCAAGGCGTATCTGGATACCGAATTCTTTACCGCGCTGGACCGCCAGATGGGGGCGGGGGGCGATTTTGCCGCCGCCTACGTCATCGCGCATGAGGTCGCGCACCACGTGCAGAACGAATTGGGAATCCTTTCGCAGGTTTACGCCGCGCGGCAGTCCTCCAGCCAGGTGGAAGCGAACAGACTGACCGTACGGCTGGAACTGATGGCTGACTGCCTGTCAGGAATCTGGGCCGCGAATGTGCAGGGATTGATGGAGCGCGGCGATCTGGAAGAGGCGCTGAATGCGGCGCGCAAGATCGGGGACGACCATCTGCAACGGCAGGCCGGCCGCGTGCCGCAGCCGCATACTTTCACCCATGGCACATCGGAGCAGCGGGCAAGCTGGTTTCAGCGCGGCTTTGACAGCGGGCAGGTGCGGTCCTGCGACACGTTTGCGGCGGCACAGCTTTAG
- a CDS encoding YidH family protein: MAQKNKLAQDRTDWAEDRTILANERTFAGWMRTGMAATALAVGLNAVFAEAEPTWLPKAVASLFITLSLFIFWAAERSAARTLKRLQDNEAHAQPSGRMRLIAILLGLGAVCVGGVLWML; encoded by the coding sequence ATGGCACAGAAAAATAAGCTCGCGCAGGACCGCACCGACTGGGCCGAGGATCGCACGATCCTCGCCAACGAGCGCACGTTTGCGGGCTGGATGCGCACCGGCATGGCCGCGACGGCGCTTGCCGTGGGCCTCAACGCCGTGTTTGCCGAGGCAGAGCCCACGTGGCTGCCCAAGGCGGTGGCGAGCCTGTTCATCACACTGTCGCTGTTCATTTTCTGGGCAGCGGAGCGGTCTGCCGCGCGCACGCTCAAGCGCCTGCAGGATAACGAGGCGCACGCCCAGCCCAGCGGGCGCATGCGCTTGATCGCCATTCTGCTGGGGCTTGGTGCGGTCTGTGTCGGGGGTGTTCTGTGGATGCTCTAG